The proteins below are encoded in one region of Paenibacillus albus:
- the gerPC gene encoding spore germination protein GerPC: MQPSDQQPLTPWQMWNLLNHNIYKLHCQLNEQQAVINKLNKQIEMLNARIEMAENKPMYHVDTIQYHFDQLKVEKLDGTLNIGMTPPSEEFVKEVGQLVLPSKGNVSDVVVNDPGMLGKTHQQMKAPNPQNNKVNHFPTQGGMVGGPQDVMPSAPFPEVRRQVDLFLDHTAPERLKAIETEMALPLDPYHRRLVIEDIRKQMSARIQFYIEQASKSHNDAQTQAGGQSSPAGGADTGASEMNKPSIPQIVISKTTRDIEMALRNYMSKLLNNGS, from the coding sequence ATGCAGCCAAGCGATCAACAACCGCTCACGCCGTGGCAGATGTGGAATCTGCTCAACCATAATATATATAAGCTGCATTGCCAGCTGAATGAGCAGCAGGCCGTCATTAACAAGCTGAACAAGCAGATTGAAATGCTGAATGCCCGCATCGAAATGGCTGAGAACAAACCGATGTATCATGTCGATACGATACAGTATCATTTTGACCAATTGAAGGTCGAGAAGCTGGACGGCACCCTCAATATTGGGATGACGCCGCCAAGCGAAGAATTCGTCAAGGAAGTCGGCCAGCTCGTTCTGCCGAGCAAAGGCAACGTAAGTGATGTCGTCGTGAACGATCCCGGCATGCTGGGTAAGACGCATCAGCAAATGAAAGCCCCAAACCCGCAGAACAACAAAGTGAACCACTTCCCAACTCAAGGCGGCATGGTCGGCGGACCGCAGGATGTCATGCCTTCCGCCCCGTTTCCGGAAGTTAGGCGGCAGGTCGATCTCTTCCTCGATCATACAGCCCCTGAACGACTCAAGGCGATCGAGACGGAGATGGCCCTCCCGCTAGATCCGTATCACCGCAGGCTTGTCATTGAAGATATCCGGAAGCAAATGAGTGCGCGCATCCAGTTCTATATCGAGCAAGCCTCTAAGTCGCATAATGACGCGCAAACGCAAGCGGGCGGTCAGAGCAGCCCGGCAGGTGGCGCAGATACTGGCGCAAGCGAGATGAACAAACCAAGCATTCCGCAAATCGTCATCTCCAAGACAACACGCGATATTGAGATGGCGCTGCGTAACTATATGAGCAAGCTGCTAAATAACGGCAGTTAG
- the thrS gene encoding threonine--tRNA ligase, giving the protein MGINVKLPSGMVRSYEASVSVEEVAESISPSLAKQAVAGKVNGKLVDLSCLVEEDCELEIIELGSEEGLHILRHSTAHLMAQAIKRIYGEASVQLGVGPVIADGFYYDVALAKPLSSADLLAIEKEMERIVQQNVPIVRSIVSREEAIEHFAGKGELLKLELIRDLPESEVISIYEQGEFADLCRGPHLPSTGRMKAFKLQSVAGAYWRGNSDNAVLQRIYGTAFPKKGQLDEHLQLLEEAKKRDHRKLGKELELFMFSEEAPGMPFYLPKGMKLRTELEQFSREMQSRRGYDEVRTPFMMNQRLWEASGHWEHYKDNMYFTEVDETDYALKPMNCPGHMLIYKNSLHSYRELPIRIAEFGQVHRHEFSGALNGMMRVRTFCQDDAHLFVRPDQIEEEIGKIIALIDDIYAVFGFSYRIELSTRPEDSMGSQELWDQAESSLQQVLDHRGIAYRVNEGDGAFYGPKIDFHILDALKRSWQCATIQLDFQMPEKFDLSYIGEDGGKRRPVVIHRAVYGSIDRFIGILTEHYAGAFPLWLSPVQVKVITVSENEVDYAYSVKQQLEEAGLRAVIDHRNEKLGYKIREAQLEKVPYMLVLGEAEIKSNVVAVRQRGKGDIGTMPPAEFIQQLKQEAALRK; this is encoded by the coding sequence GTGGGAATCAACGTAAAGCTGCCAAGTGGAATGGTAAGAAGCTACGAAGCAAGCGTGTCTGTGGAGGAGGTGGCGGAATCAATTAGCCCTTCATTGGCTAAGCAAGCCGTAGCAGGCAAGGTGAATGGGAAGCTGGTTGATCTTAGCTGTCTCGTGGAAGAGGATTGCGAGCTAGAGATTATCGAGCTGGGCTCCGAGGAAGGGCTTCATATCCTGCGTCACAGCACAGCGCATCTTATGGCACAGGCAATCAAACGCATCTATGGGGAAGCGTCGGTTCAGCTTGGCGTCGGACCGGTCATAGCGGATGGCTTCTACTATGACGTTGCGTTAGCGAAGCCGCTCTCATCGGCGGATTTGCTTGCGATTGAGAAGGAAATGGAGCGGATTGTGCAGCAAAATGTTCCGATTGTCCGCAGCATCGTGAGTCGTGAGGAAGCCATTGAACACTTCGCTGGCAAAGGAGAACTGCTAAAGCTGGAGCTCATCCGTGACTTACCGGAATCGGAAGTCATCTCGATCTATGAGCAGGGGGAGTTCGCAGATCTGTGCAGAGGGCCGCATCTTCCGTCGACAGGACGAATGAAGGCGTTCAAGCTGCAGTCCGTCGCCGGCGCTTACTGGCGGGGCAATTCCGACAATGCCGTGCTTCAGCGCATCTACGGCACAGCATTCCCGAAGAAGGGACAGCTGGATGAGCATCTGCAGCTGCTTGAGGAGGCGAAGAAGCGGGATCACCGGAAGCTCGGCAAGGAGCTTGAGCTATTCATGTTCTCGGAAGAGGCGCCTGGCATGCCGTTCTATCTGCCGAAGGGGATGAAGCTGCGGACAGAGCTTGAGCAGTTCTCCAGGGAGATGCAGAGCAGACGCGGCTATGATGAGGTTCGCACACCGTTCATGATGAATCAGCGGTTATGGGAAGCATCCGGCCACTGGGAGCATTACAAGGACAATATGTATTTCACTGAAGTCGATGAGACGGATTATGCGCTGAAGCCGATGAACTGCCCCGGCCACATGCTGATCTATAAGAATAGTTTGCATTCATATCGCGAGCTGCCGATTCGAATCGCGGAGTTCGGACAGGTGCACCGACATGAGTTTTCCGGCGCGCTAAACGGCATGATGCGAGTGCGGACATTTTGCCAGGATGATGCGCATTTGTTCGTTCGTCCTGACCAGATCGAGGAGGAGATCGGCAAGATCATTGCGCTTATAGACGATATCTACGCCGTGTTCGGGTTCTCCTACCGAATCGAGCTGTCGACTCGTCCTGAGGATTCGATGGGCTCGCAGGAGCTATGGGACCAAGCAGAATCCTCACTTCAGCAGGTGCTCGATCACAGGGGCATCGCTTACCGGGTGAATGAAGGCGACGGGGCATTCTATGGCCCGAAGATTGACTTTCACATTCTTGATGCGCTGAAGCGCAGCTGGCAGTGTGCAACTATTCAGCTGGATTTCCAGATGCCGGAGAAGTTCGACTTGTCCTACATCGGCGAGGATGGAGGGAAGCGCCGCCCGGTCGTCATTCATCGTGCTGTCTATGGCTCAATCGACCGGTTCATCGGTATTCTTACTGAGCATTACGCGGGTGCATTCCCGCTCTGGCTCTCGCCGGTACAGGTCAAGGTGATTACAGTGTCCGAGAACGAGGTTGACTACGCGTACTCTGTGAAGCAGCAGCTGGAGGAAGCTGGATTGCGTGCCGTGATCGACCATCGCAACGAGAAGCTGGGATATAAGATCCGTGAAGCACAGCTTGAGAAGGTGCCGTATATGCTCGTGCTGGGGGAAGCGGAGATTAAGTCAAATGTAGTTGCTGTTAGGCAGAGAGGCAAAGGCGATATCGGAACGATGCCGCCAGCGGAATTTATCCAGCAGCTTAAGCAAGAAGCAGCCTTGAGAAAATAA
- a CDS encoding shikimate kinase, producing MEKPRQHVALIGFMGTGKSTVSKELAARLNCGVIDIDAEIVRREGASIADIFGTRGEAEFRAAETAALADVIDCAEALVIATGGGAVLAEHNRKLMLEGSFVVALKADPEQIIARVSQDPDRPLLQGDVEGRVHKLLEDRKHAYDFAHLVIDTTKLTVQEVVDSIERGLQQRF from the coding sequence ATGGAAAAGCCGCGCCAGCATGTAGCCCTCATCGGGTTTATGGGCACAGGCAAATCAACGGTCAGCAAGGAGCTTGCAGCACGTCTGAACTGCGGCGTCATTGATATTGATGCGGAGATCGTCAGGCGCGAAGGCGCTTCGATCGCCGATATCTTCGGGACGCGCGGCGAGGCTGAGTTCCGGGCAGCGGAAACAGCTGCACTCGCTGATGTTATAGATTGCGCCGAAGCGCTCGTTATCGCAACCGGCGGAGGCGCAGTTCTGGCGGAGCATAATCGGAAGCTGATGCTTGAAGGCAGCTTCGTGGTGGCGCTGAAGGCCGATCCGGAGCAGATCATTGCGCGTGTTAGCCAAGATCCAGACCGCCCGCTGCTGCAAGGCGATGTTGAGGGCCGGGTGCATAAGCTGCTGGAGGATCGGAAGCATGCGTATGATTTTGCCCATTTGGTTATAGACACCACTAAGCTTACTGTGCAAGAAGTAGTCGATTCGATCGAGCGAGGCTTACAGCAGCGCTTCTAA
- a CDS encoding spore germination protein GerPB, with protein sequence MAITVHQTITIHQLRVDSVANSSVLQVGTAGSISSLSQLYNSGGFAEAAPQVEENPLNFVPLPNPR encoded by the coding sequence ATGGCGATTACCGTTCATCAGACCATTACCATTCATCAGCTAAGGGTTGACAGCGTGGCGAACTCCTCCGTCCTGCAAGTCGGGACGGCGGGGTCCATCTCGTCCTTGTCACAGCTGTACAATTCAGGTGGATTTGCCGAGGCGGCGCCGCAGGTTGAGGAGAATCCGCTGAATTTCGTGCCGCTGCCGAATCCACGATAA
- a CDS encoding spore germination protein GerPE — translation MNLKTLEKLETLETQPDDFPVRTSEVGGIYVNTVGTASVVQIGDRAEVNASLRALAVQRASDHLISGNVYFESYDIFDRDTPTMNTLINELDTEPDYVRTTNCLPTISVGCIEIIAVSSAALLLVGNGLKMKGEARVKHVRQFSVPTPVPTIYDSGA, via the coding sequence ATGAATCTTAAGACGCTTGAAAAGCTTGAGACGCTTGAGACCCAGCCAGATGATTTCCCCGTCCGCACATCCGAGGTTGGCGGCATTTACGTGAACACAGTGGGCACCGCCTCTGTCGTGCAGATTGGGGATCGGGCAGAGGTGAATGCCTCATTGCGGGCACTTGCCGTTCAGCGCGCTTCGGATCATCTCATATCCGGCAATGTTTATTTCGAGTCCTATGACATCTTCGACCGGGATACGCCCACGATGAATACGCTCATTAATGAGCTGGATACCGAACCGGATTATGTGCGGACAACCAATTGCTTGCCTACAATAAGCGTCGGCTGCATCGAGATTATTGCCGTCAGCAGCGCGGCGCTGCTGCTTGTCGGCAACGGTCTTAAGATGAAGGGCGAGGCAAGAGTTAAGCACGTGCGTCAATTCTCTGTGCCAACACCCGTTCCGACGATATACGATTCCGGGGCTTAA
- the glgA gene encoding glycogen synthase GlgA, which translates to MKVLFAASEAVPLVKTGGLADVAGALPKALNARGADVRVILPKYNLIPPALLEQFETIATFSVRIGWRDQYCGLLKAELDGVVYYLIDNEYYFGRGVLYGYGDDAERFIFFCYAVMESLYHLDFHPEILHCHDWQTGLIPFLHKTRYRFDPSCADIATVYTIHNLKYQGVFGKELFKELMNAGEELFLSEGIEFYGAGNCMLGGLRYADKLTTVSPTYAQEIQSEYYGERLDGLLRHRSADLVGIVNGIDTDLFDPMNDQAIPFPYRGSLARKRKNKVALQRELGLRESEDTPLIGIVSRLVDQKGFDLIAAVFDEIVQEDVQLVVLGSGDTQFEELFRNAEAQRPGQVATWFGFNDGLARRIYAGSDMYLMPSQFEPCGLSQLLALRYRSVPIVRETGGLKDTVLAYNEYTGEGNGFSFTNYNAHDMLHTIRRAIGFYKDEAAWQQIVTNSAKEDYSWTRSAKAYMSLYTTISPLRKERQPWPVIS; encoded by the coding sequence ATGAAAGTATTATTTGCAGCATCTGAGGCGGTTCCGCTCGTGAAAACGGGCGGTCTCGCCGATGTCGCCGGTGCATTGCCCAAAGCATTGAACGCAAGAGGGGCAGACGTTCGAGTCATTCTTCCGAAGTATAATCTCATTCCTCCTGCTCTGCTCGAGCAGTTCGAGACTATTGCGACCTTCTCGGTGCGGATTGGATGGCGAGACCAGTACTGCGGCTTGTTGAAGGCGGAGCTGGACGGTGTCGTCTATTATTTGATCGACAATGAGTATTATTTCGGACGCGGCGTGCTATATGGCTATGGTGACGATGCAGAGCGCTTTATCTTCTTCTGCTATGCCGTCATGGAGTCGCTATACCATCTTGATTTCCATCCCGAGATCCTTCACTGCCATGACTGGCAGACAGGCCTTATACCATTCCTACATAAGACAAGGTACAGGTTCGATCCGTCATGTGCGGATATCGCGACTGTGTATACGATTCATAACTTGAAGTATCAAGGCGTCTTTGGGAAAGAGCTGTTCAAGGAGCTGATGAATGCAGGCGAAGAACTGTTCCTCTCGGAAGGGATTGAGTTCTATGGTGCTGGCAATTGCATGCTCGGAGGACTGCGTTATGCGGACAAGCTCACGACCGTTAGTCCGACTTACGCACAGGAAATTCAGTCGGAGTACTATGGCGAACGGCTGGATGGGCTGCTGCGCCATCGCAGCGCCGATCTCGTCGGCATCGTCAACGGGATCGATACGGACTTGTTTGATCCGATGAATGATCAGGCAATACCGTTCCCATATCGAGGCTCGCTTGCGCGCAAACGCAAGAACAAGGTAGCGCTTCAGCGTGAGTTAGGTCTGCGGGAGTCAGAGGATACTCCGCTCATCGGCATTGTCTCAAGGCTCGTCGATCAGAAGGGCTTCGATCTAATCGCAGCGGTGTTCGATGAAATCGTCCAAGAGGATGTACAGCTCGTCGTGCTTGGTTCTGGAGATACGCAGTTCGAAGAGCTCTTTCGCAACGCGGAGGCTCAGCGCCCGGGACAAGTTGCCACCTGGTTCGGCTTTAACGATGGACTCGCCCGCCGCATCTATGCCGGCAGCGATATGTACTTGATGCCGTCGCAATTTGAACCTTGCGGACTCAGTCAATTGCTGGCACTTCGTTACCGTTCCGTCCCGATTGTAAGGGAAACTGGTGGATTGAAAGACACTGTACTTGCCTATAACGAATATACTGGGGAAGGCAATGGGTTCAGCTTCACGAATTACAACGCTCACGACATGCTTCACACAATTAGAAGAGCAATCGGCTTCTATAAGGATGAAGCGGCATGGCAGCAAATTGTCACGAACAGCGCTAAGGAAGATTACAGCTGGACCCGCTCGGCGAAAGCCTACATGTCGCTTTACACCACGATTTCGCCACTTAGAAAGGAGCGCCAGCCATGGCCCGTCATCTCGTAA
- a CDS encoding glycoside hydrolase family 15 protein — protein sequence MARHLVIGNGKILINLDRNCYIRDIYYPFVGQLNHVGGQYCRLGIWVAGQFSWLEDPDWKIELGYIEDSLVTNVIARNERLAIELHMNDGIHQRECIYIKRVVIRNLAGDSREVRLFFHQDLMIDGSEVGDTAAYYPDNHTLYHYKRSSYFMFNGFSDEGGMMQYTTGIKRFHSAEGTWRDAEDGNLMGNSIAQGSVDSTISFRTIVPPNGEQTVYYWMSIGSDLEAVKNLDKYVQDSHPEKLLSRIVIYWNHWLQRAEHNLGDLTPEVARLFRLSLLLVRTQTDERGAIIAANDTDILQYNRDHYSYMWPRDGALIADAMSAAGFQSVIAPFFQFCAQALSPEGYLYHKYNPDGTVGSSWHPYIVQGSRRLPIQEDETALVLFALWKDYTRHQVIELPQSLYNNLIRKSAAFLSQYMDYSLSLPKPSYDLWEERYGIWTYTVASVYGGLTAAAFFTELFGDYERSDHFRSTAHSIKQAMLTHLWDEESGRFARGLIQKDNRWVKDMTLESSLFGIWEFGVLPVDDERVIKTMSAIKEGLSIRTHVGGAARYTNDYYFQQSGDIDNVPGNPWIICTLWVANFEIESAKCLADLTKPREALQWVARHALASGVLPEQLHPLDGSPMSVAPLTWSHATYVQSVTRYAQKYKELSTEAQISSAVEQQYEQA from the coding sequence ATGGCCCGTCATCTCGTAATCGGCAACGGTAAAATTCTCATCAACTTAGATCGCAATTGTTATATTCGGGATATTTACTATCCATTCGTTGGACAGCTTAATCATGTCGGCGGACAATATTGCAGGCTCGGCATTTGGGTAGCTGGCCAATTCTCTTGGCTTGAAGACCCGGACTGGAAGATCGAGCTTGGCTATATCGAGGATTCGCTTGTCACGAATGTCATCGCACGCAATGAACGGCTTGCGATCGAGCTGCATATGAATGACGGCATTCATCAGCGAGAGTGCATCTACATTAAGCGGGTTGTCATCCGTAACCTAGCGGGAGATTCACGGGAAGTGCGGCTATTCTTTCATCAGGATTTGATGATTGATGGCTCAGAGGTCGGTGATACAGCAGCCTATTATCCGGATAATCATACTTTATATCATTACAAGCGCTCGTCGTATTTCATGTTCAATGGCTTCTCGGATGAAGGCGGCATGATGCAGTATACGACTGGCATCAAGCGATTCCACTCCGCAGAAGGCACTTGGCGTGACGCCGAGGACGGCAACCTAATGGGCAACTCGATTGCCCAAGGGTCTGTAGACAGCACGATCAGTTTCCGGACGATCGTTCCTCCGAATGGGGAACAGACAGTGTATTACTGGATGTCCATCGGCAGCGATTTGGAAGCGGTGAAGAACTTAGACAAGTATGTGCAGGACAGCCATCCGGAGAAGCTGCTCAGCCGGATCGTCATTTACTGGAATCATTGGCTGCAGCGCGCAGAGCATAATCTAGGTGATTTGACGCCAGAGGTTGCTCGCTTGTTCCGGCTTAGCTTGCTGCTTGTTCGGACGCAGACGGATGAACGCGGTGCGATTATAGCAGCGAATGACACCGATATCTTACAGTACAACCGCGATCATTACAGCTACATGTGGCCGCGCGACGGTGCGCTGATTGCGGATGCGATGTCGGCTGCAGGCTTCCAGAGCGTCATTGCGCCGTTCTTCCAGTTCTGCGCGCAGGCGTTGTCACCGGAAGGCTACTTGTATCACAAGTACAATCCGGATGGTACGGTCGGCTCCAGCTGGCATCCTTATATTGTGCAAGGAAGCCGGAGATTGCCGATTCAAGAAGATGAGACGGCGCTCGTGCTGTTCGCGCTATGGAAGGACTACACGCGCCATCAAGTCATTGAGCTGCCGCAGTCGCTATACAACAATTTAATTCGCAAGAGCGCTGCATTCCTCAGTCAGTACATGGATTACAGCTTGTCACTTCCCAAACCAAGCTATGATTTATGGGAGGAGCGCTATGGCATTTGGACGTACACCGTAGCATCGGTGTACGGCGGCCTTACCGCAGCTGCCTTCTTCACGGAGCTGTTCGGCGACTATGAGCGAAGCGATCACTTCCGTTCGACCGCGCATTCCATCAAGCAGGCGATGCTCACGCACCTATGGGATGAGGAGTCAGGCCGTTTCGCACGGGGGCTTATTCAGAAGGATAACCGCTGGGTGAAGGATATGACGCTGGAGAGCAGTCTGTTCGGAATATGGGAATTTGGCGTTCTGCCGGTAGATGATGAGCGGGTCATCAAGACGATGAGTGCGATTAAGGAAGGTCTGTCCATTCGCACGCATGTCGGCGGAGCGGCGCGTTACACGAACGATTACTATTTCCAGCAGTCCGGCGACATTGATAATGTACCGGGCAATCCTTGGATTATTTGTACGCTTTGGGTTGCCAATTTCGAGATTGAATCTGCCAAGTGTTTGGCTGATCTGACGAAGCCGCGCGAGGCGCTGCAGTGGGTCGCTCGGCATGCGCTCGCTAGCGGCGTTCTACCGGAGCAGCTGCATCCGCTTGATGGCAGCCCGATGTCAGTTGCGCCGCTTACATGGTCGCATGCGACTTATGTGCAATCAGTGACGCGGTATGCGCAGAAGTATAAGGAGCTCTCAACGGAGGCGCAAATATCCTCTGCTGTAGAGCAGCAGTATGAACAAGCGTAA
- a CDS encoding spore germination protein — MPAIVGFVKVISVGSSAVVQFGDSVQISPSSSSKTYAGAGSFLTGGLTNSNNAVSATNTNDPDFQDNTNNEVATGVNV; from the coding sequence ATGCCCGCAATCGTTGGCTTCGTTAAAGTGATCAGCGTCGGCTCAAGCGCCGTCGTTCAATTTGGCGATTCTGTCCAAATTTCCCCGTCAAGCTCATCCAAAACGTATGCTGGAGCAGGCTCGTTCTTAACAGGCGGCCTCACGAACTCCAACAACGCCGTCAGTGCTACGAATACGAACGATCCTGACTTCCAAGACAATACGAACAATGAAGTGGCTACTGGAGTGAACGTCTAA
- a CDS encoding YjcZ family sporulation protein → MGCGPGLLWTSAGIILVLYILLVIVLRGGFI, encoded by the coding sequence ATGGGATGCGGACCAGGCCTTCTTTGGACTAGTGCAGGCATTATTCTTGTACTCTATATTTTGTTAGTAATCGTTCTTCGTGGCGGTTTTATCTAA
- the aroA gene encoding 3-phosphoshikimate 1-carboxyvinyltransferase: protein MDVRVTPTPRLQGELQALSSKNYTTRYLLVAALAEGTSTIYYPAHSEDSDAMRRCIRDLGAVIEEDEEKITITGFGRNPKDVKELDVGNAGAVLRFLMAIAALAPDVTFINRYPDSLGKRPHDDLIVALGQIGVDVQHNSGKLPITIRGGQAKGGKIQVSGNVSSQFLSALLFLTPLLEEDSEIEVLHDLKSKVVVGQTLEVLAQAGIVIEASEDLMHYKVKGGQKYLAKKYVVQGDYPGSAAVLAAAAVTESDVILHRLEENSKQGERAIVDVLRMMEVPLTHKDGIVHVKGNGKLKAVEFDGDKATDAVLAMVAAAVFAEGTSRFYDVENLRYKECDRITDYLNELRKAGANVEERQAEIIVHGRPEGVEGGVEINAHYDHRVIMALTVVGLRAKQPLRIRDAHHVAKSYPIFFDHLKALGANVEWIE from the coding sequence ATGGATGTACGCGTAACCCCAACACCAAGACTGCAAGGCGAGCTGCAAGCACTTTCTTCTAAGAACTATACGACACGCTATCTGCTTGTCGCTGCGCTGGCAGAAGGAACAAGCACGATTTACTACCCTGCTCACAGTGAAGACAGTGACGCGATGCGCCGTTGTATCCGCGACTTAGGCGCTGTCATCGAAGAAGATGAAGAGAAAATCACCATTACCGGCTTCGGACGTAATCCGAAGGATGTGAAAGAGCTTGATGTCGGCAACGCCGGCGCGGTGCTTCGTTTCCTAATGGCGATCGCGGCTCTCGCTCCAGATGTTACGTTCATTAACCGCTATCCAGATTCGCTCGGCAAGCGTCCGCATGATGACCTGATCGTTGCACTTGGCCAAATCGGCGTTGACGTGCAGCATAATAGCGGCAAGCTGCCAATCACCATTCGCGGCGGACAAGCTAAGGGTGGTAAAATTCAGGTAAGCGGCAACGTCAGCTCGCAGTTCCTTAGTGCACTGCTGTTCTTGACACCGCTGCTTGAAGAGGACAGCGAAATTGAAGTGCTTCATGACCTCAAATCCAAAGTTGTCGTCGGTCAGACGTTGGAAGTATTGGCGCAAGCGGGCATCGTTATCGAAGCAAGCGAAGATCTCATGCATTACAAGGTAAAAGGCGGCCAGAAGTACCTGGCTAAGAAATACGTCGTTCAAGGCGACTACCCTGGCTCCGCGGCAGTTCTTGCAGCTGCGGCAGTAACCGAGTCCGATGTCATTCTGCATCGTTTGGAAGAGAACAGCAAGCAAGGCGAGCGCGCGATTGTTGACGTGCTGCGCATGATGGAAGTGCCGCTTACGCATAAGGACGGCATCGTACACGTAAAAGGCAACGGTAAGCTCAAAGCTGTCGAGTTCGACGGCGACAAAGCGACGGATGCCGTTCTTGCAATGGTAGCGGCTGCCGTGTTCGCGGAAGGAACTTCCCGTTTCTACGATGTGGAGAACCTTCGTTACAAGGAGTGCGACCGCATTACCGACTACTTGAACGAGCTTCGCAAAGCCGGAGCGAACGTAGAAGAGCGTCAAGCCGAAATTATCGTTCACGGCCGTCCGGAAGGTGTTGAAGGCGGCGTTGAGATCAACGCGCATTATGACCACCGCGTTATTATGGCGCTGACGGTCGTTGGCCTCCGTGCGAAGCAGCCGCTTCGTATCCGCGATGCGCATCATGTGGCGAAGTCTTATCCGATCTTCTTCGATCATTTGAAGGCTCTCGGTGCGAACGTCGAATGGATTGAATAG
- the gndA gene encoding NADP-dependent phosphogluconate dehydrogenase, with product MSKQQIGVIGLAVMGKNLALNIESRGFTVSVFNRSREKTDDLLSESAGKNLVGTYTIEEFVASLEVPRKILIMVQAGAGTDATIDALVPHLTEGDIIIDGGNAYFPDTVRRSKALEEKGFRFIGTGVSGGEEGALKGPSIMPGGQESAYKLVEPILTAISAKVGGDACCTYIGPDGAGHYVKMVHNGIEYGDMQLICEAYDLLNRVLGVSTEELHSIFTEWNKGELDSYLIEITADIFSKYDPETNKPMVDVILDSAGQKGTGKWTSQSSLDLGVPLSIITESVFSRFLSALKDERVAASKLLKGPQTAPYQGDKAAFIEAVRKALFASKICSYAQGFAQMRAASDEYDWNLRYGDIAMIFRGGCIIRAGFLQNIKDAYDRDPGLTNLLLDSYFQEIVESYQGAWREVIATAVTQGIPVPAFASALSYYDSYRTERLPANLLQAQRDYFGAHTFKRVDKEGSFHFNWIQS from the coding sequence ATGTCTAAACAGCAAATCGGCGTTATCGGCCTTGCGGTCATGGGCAAGAACCTTGCATTAAACATTGAAAGCAGAGGATTCACAGTATCTGTATTTAACCGTTCCCGTGAGAAGACAGACGATCTCTTGAGCGAATCGGCTGGCAAAAACCTGGTTGGTACTTACACAATCGAAGAGTTCGTAGCATCCCTTGAAGTTCCTCGCAAAATTCTGATCATGGTACAAGCTGGCGCCGGTACTGATGCAACAATCGACGCGCTCGTTCCTCACCTGACAGAAGGCGACATCATCATCGATGGCGGTAACGCATACTTCCCTGACACGGTTCGCCGCAGCAAAGCTCTTGAAGAGAAAGGCTTCCGCTTCATCGGCACTGGCGTATCCGGCGGTGAAGAAGGCGCGCTGAAAGGACCGTCCATCATGCCTGGCGGTCAAGAGTCTGCTTATAAACTTGTTGAGCCAATTCTGACAGCAATCTCCGCGAAAGTCGGCGGCGACGCTTGCTGCACATACATCGGACCAGACGGTGCCGGCCACTACGTGAAAATGGTTCATAACGGCATTGAGTACGGCGACATGCAGCTGATCTGTGAAGCGTACGATCTGCTGAACCGCGTTCTTGGCGTAAGCACGGAAGAGCTTCACTCGATCTTCACAGAGTGGAACAAAGGCGAGCTCGACAGCTACCTGATCGAGATTACAGCTGACATCTTCTCCAAGTACGATCCAGAAACGAACAAGCCTATGGTTGACGTTATTCTCGACTCTGCTGGCCAGAAGGGTACTGGCAAATGGACGAGCCAAAGCTCGCTCGATCTTGGCGTACCGCTTTCAATCATCACGGAGTCGGTATTCTCCCGTTTCTTGTCCGCGCTGAAGGACGAGCGCGTAGCGGCAAGCAAGCTGCTCAAAGGACCGCAAACTGCCCCTTACCAAGGCGACAAAGCGGCATTCATCGAAGCGGTTCGCAAAGCGCTGTTCGCAAGTAAAATTTGCTCGTACGCACAAGGCTTCGCTCAAATGCGCGCAGCAAGTGACGAGTACGACTGGAACCTGCGTTATGGCGATATCGCGATGATCTTCCGCGGCGGCTGCATCATCCGTGCCGGCTTCCTGCAGAACATCAAGGACGCGTATGACCGTGATCCAGGCCTAACGAACCTGCTGCTTGACAGCTACTTCCAAGAAATCGTGGAATCGTACCAAGGCGCATGGCGCGAAGTAATCGCTACGGCGGTTACGCAAGGTATTCCGGTACCAGCATTCGCAAGCGCACTGTCCTACTACGACAGCTACCGCACAGAGCGTCTGCCTGCGAACCTGCTTCAAGCGCAGCGCGACTACTTCGGCGCACACACGTTCAAACGCGTGGACAAAGAAGGCTCATTCCACTTCAATTGGATTCAATCTTAA